In Psychrobacter sp. JCM 18902, a single window of DNA contains:
- a CDS encoding DNA-3-methyladenine glycosylase family protein, giving the protein MSIQTIENTQQLHEHIMALIVIEPRFLSIYEQVGMPSLRHNIGGFEQLMRAMVGQQLSVAAAASIWQRLLDAVLTNPQAIIKATDEDLRAQGLSKQKTRYIRSLIDHNIDFAALELLPDEETIEVLTAVTGIGRWTAEMYLLFSLKRADVLAVDDLAIKVAAMALLGLTECPTPKQLKNLTQDWSPHRSAASLLLWSYYGLLRNQTAVPL; this is encoded by the coding sequence ATGAGCATACAGACCATTGAGAACACACAACAGCTACATGAACATATCATGGCTTTGATTGTTATCGAGCCAAGATTTTTGTCTATCTATGAACAAGTTGGCATGCCCAGTCTACGGCATAATATCGGTGGGTTTGAGCAGTTGATGCGAGCAATGGTTGGTCAACAGCTGTCTGTGGCAGCAGCAGCCAGTATTTGGCAAAGACTACTTGATGCCGTCTTAACGAATCCACAGGCGATTATCAAAGCAACAGATGAGGACTTAAGAGCGCAAGGGTTATCTAAACAAAAAACCCGTTATATTCGCTCATTAATCGATCATAATATAGACTTTGCTGCGTTAGAACTTTTGCCTGATGAAGAAACAATAGAAGTGCTGACGGCCGTTACTGGTATTGGCCGCTGGACGGCTGAGATGTATTTATTATTCTCACTGAAACGTGCAGACGTACTTGCGGTCGATGATCTAGCGATTAAAGTAGCGGCGATGGCGTTATTAGGCTTAACGGAATGCCCAACACCGAAACAGTTAAAGAATCTAACTCAAGATTGGTCACCACATCGCAGCGCTGCCAGTCTGTTGCTATGGTCATACTACGGCTTATTACGTAATCAAACCGCTGTCCCTTTATAA